From the Ciona intestinalis chromosome 2, KH, whole genome shotgun sequence genome, one window contains:
- the LOC100180240 gene encoding hexokinase-2-like isoform X2: protein MPCSSTHDLSTATVDQKVKLTLDELNLSNQQLTKIMEKMIKEMVKGLGKDTNEDATVKMIPSYVKSLPDGTERGQFLALDLGGTNFRVLLVKIKEADEINGQPKIEMDSQIYRMPENVITGKGDELFDHIALCMADFLKKLDLLDHKLPVGFTFSFPCKQDGLDHATLITWTKGFSASNVVGKDIVKMLKTAIDKRGDLDVDIIAVVNDTVGTMTSCAFDDQECMIGLIVGTGSNACYMEKMSNIERLDSNKGGMCINMEWGAFGDDGALSDYRNEYDVHVDENSLNSGKQLYEKMISGMYMGEIVRLVLVKLTEDGLLFGGETSEALKTPGTFQTSYVSQIESVSKNAFPKKEHILDAIPSGMTAVQNILANLGIGAMRADCEVVIQVCKAVSRRAAHLCAAGIAAVARKIKANHPDRETLRMTVGVDGTVYKKHPTFSQMMSEKVDELCAGAGVDVHFALSYDGSGKGAALITAVAQRKIGSDE from the exons atgccTTGCTCAAGCACACACGATCTTTCTACGGCCACCGTTGACCAAAAG GTCAAACTCACACTTGATGAACTCAACCTGTCTAATCAACAACTGACCAAAATCATGGAAAAAATGATCAAAGAAATGGTGAAGGGGTTGGGCAAAGACACAAATGAGGATGCCACAGTTAAAATGATCCCATCCTATGTTAAATCATTGCCAGATGGAACAG AACGTGGTCAATTTTTGGCTCTCGATCTTGGAGGAACCAACTTTCGTGTCCTCCTGGTAAAAATCAAAGAAGCCGATGAAATTAACGGCCAACCCAAAATAGAAATGGACAGCCAGATCTACCGCATGCCCGAGAATGTTATCACTGGGAAAGGAGATGAG CTTTTTGACCACATTGcgttatgtatggctgacttCTTGAAGAAACTTGACCTCTTGGACCACAAACTACCTGTTGGTTTCACATTTTCATTTCCTTGCAAGCAAGATGGTCTTGACCAT GCAACACTTATAACTTGGACAAAAGGTTTTAGTGCATCTAATGTTGTTGGAAAAGACATTGTCAAAATGTTGAAGACTGCTATCGATAAAAGAGGG GATTTGGATGTGGACATCATTGCTGTAGTAAATGATACAGTTGGGACAATGACTTCATGTGCTTTTGATGACCAAGAGTGTATGATTGGCCTCATTGTTG GAACTGGTTCCAATGCTTGTTACATGGAGAAGATGTCGAACATTGAAAGGTTGGACAGTAACAAGGGGGGTATGTGCATTAACATGGAATGGGGGGCATTTGGGGACGATGGCGCACTTTCAGATTATAGAAACGAATATGATGTCCATGTTGATGAAAACTCACTCAACAGTGGAAAACAACT GTATGAGAAAATGATCAGCGGAATGTACATGGGTGAAATAGTGAGACTTGTGTTAGTTAAATTAACTGAAGACGGCCTTCTGTTTGGCGGTGAAACATCAGAAGCTTTAAAAACACCCGGTACCTTCCAAACTTCTTATGTTTCCCAAATTGAAAG TGTCTCAAAGAATGCTTTTCCCAAAAAGGAGCACATATTAGA TGCAATACCAAGCGGCATGACAGCAGTTCAAAACATTCTTGCCAACCTTGGCATTGGAGCCATGAGAGCCGACTGTGAAGTTGTCATTCAAGTTTGTAAAGCTGTCTCACGGAGAGCGGCGCACCTTTGTGCGGCAG gaATTGCAGCGGTTGCACGAAAAATCAAGGCGAATCATCCTGACAGGGAAACCCTTAGAATGACTGTGGGTGTGGACGGTACAGTGTATAAGAAGCATCCGACTTTTAGTCAAATGATGTCCGAAAAAGTGGACGAACTCTGCGCCGGCGCTGGAGTCGATGTACATTTTGCTCTGTCTTATGACGGTAGTGGCAAAGGTGCCGCGCTTATTACCGCTGTTGCGCAACGAAAGATTGGATCAGACGAATAG
- the LOC100180240 gene encoding hexokinase-2-like isoform X1 yields MPCSSTHDLSTATVDQKVKLTLDELNLSNQQLTKIMEKMIKEMVKGLGKDTNEDATVKMIPSYVKSLPDGTERGQFLALDLGGTNFRVLLVKIKEADEINGQPKIEMDSQIYRMPENVITGKGDELFDHIALCMADFLKKLDLLDHKLPVGFTFSFPCKQDGLDHATLITWTKGFSASNVVGKDIVKMLKTAIDKRGDFKCNLVAVVNDTVGTLMSCAHAHKDTQIGLIVGTGSNACYMEKMSNIERLDSNKGGMCINMEWGAFGDDGALSDYRNEYDVHVDENSLNSGKQLYEKMISGMYMGEIVRLVLVKLTEDGLLFGGETSEALKTPGTFQTSYVSQIESVSKNAFPKKEHILDAIPSGMTAVQNILANLGIGAMRADCEVVIQVCKAVSRRAAHLCAAGIAAVARKIKANHPDRETLRMTVGVDGTVYKKHPTFSQMMSEKVDELCAGAGVDVHFALSYDGSGKGAALITAVAQRKIGSDE; encoded by the exons atgccTTGCTCAAGCACACACGATCTTTCTACGGCCACCGTTGACCAAAAG GTCAAACTCACACTTGATGAACTCAACCTGTCTAATCAACAACTGACCAAAATCATGGAAAAAATGATCAAAGAAATGGTGAAGGGGTTGGGCAAAGACACAAATGAGGATGCCACAGTTAAAATGATCCCATCCTATGTTAAATCATTGCCAGATGGAACAG AACGTGGTCAATTTTTGGCTCTCGATCTTGGAGGAACCAACTTTCGTGTCCTCCTGGTAAAAATCAAAGAAGCCGATGAAATTAACGGCCAACCCAAAATAGAAATGGACAGCCAGATCTACCGCATGCCCGAGAATGTTATCACTGGGAAAGGAGATGAG CTTTTTGACCACATTGcgttatgtatggctgacttCTTGAAGAAACTTGACCTCTTGGACCACAAACTACCTGTTGGTTTCACATTTTCATTTCCTTGCAAGCAAGATGGTCTTGACCAT GCAACACTTATAACTTGGACAAAAGGTTTTAGTGCATCTAATGTTGTTGGAAAAGACATTGTCAAAATGTTGAAGACTGCTATCGATAAAAGAGGG GATTTCAAATGCAACCTTGTGGCTGTTGTAAATGACACTGTTGGAACATTGATGTCTTGTGCACACGCACATAAAGATACACAGATTGGACTAATTGTTG GAACTGGTTCCAATGCTTGTTACATGGAGAAGATGTCGAACATTGAAAGGTTGGACAGTAACAAGGGGGGTATGTGCATTAACATGGAATGGGGGGCATTTGGGGACGATGGCGCACTTTCAGATTATAGAAACGAATATGATGTCCATGTTGATGAAAACTCACTCAACAGTGGAAAACAACT GTATGAGAAAATGATCAGCGGAATGTACATGGGTGAAATAGTGAGACTTGTGTTAGTTAAATTAACTGAAGACGGCCTTCTGTTTGGCGGTGAAACATCAGAAGCTTTAAAAACACCCGGTACCTTCCAAACTTCTTATGTTTCCCAAATTGAAAG TGTCTCAAAGAATGCTTTTCCCAAAAAGGAGCACATATTAGA TGCAATACCAAGCGGCATGACAGCAGTTCAAAACATTCTTGCCAACCTTGGCATTGGAGCCATGAGAGCCGACTGTGAAGTTGTCATTCAAGTTTGTAAAGCTGTCTCACGGAGAGCGGCGCACCTTTGTGCGGCAG gaATTGCAGCGGTTGCACGAAAAATCAAGGCGAATCATCCTGACAGGGAAACCCTTAGAATGACTGTGGGTGTGGACGGTACAGTGTATAAGAAGCATCCGACTTTTAGTCAAATGATGTCCGAAAAAGTGGACGAACTCTGCGCCGGCGCTGGAGTCGATGTACATTTTGCTCTGTCTTATGACGGTAGTGGCAAAGGTGCCGCGCTTATTACCGCTGTTGCGCAACGAAAGATTGGATCAGACGAATAG
- the LOC100180240 gene encoding hexokinase-2-like isoform X4 — protein sequence MPCSSTHDLSTATVDQKVKLTLDELNLSNQQLTKIMEKMIKEMVKGLGKDTNEDATVKMIPSYVKSLPDGTERGQFLALDLGGTNFRVLLVKIKEADEINGQPKIEMDSQIYRMPENVITGKGDELFDHIALCMADFLKKLDLLDHKLPVGFTFSFPCKQDGLDHATLITWTKGFSASNVVGKDIVKMLKTAIDKRGDLDVDIIAVVNDTVGTMTSCAFDDQECMIGLIVGTGSNACYMEKMSNIERLDSNKGGMCINMEWGAFGDDGALSDYRNEYDVHVDENSLNSGKQLYEKMISGMYMGEIVRLVLVKLTEDGLLFGGETSEALKTPGTFQTSYVSQIESAIPSGMTAVQNILANLGIGAMRADCEVVIQVCKAVSRRAAHLCAAGIAAVARKIKANHPDRETLRMTVGVDGTVYKKHPTFSQMMSEKVDELCAGAGVDVHFALSYDGSGKGAALITAVAQRKIGSDE from the exons atgccTTGCTCAAGCACACACGATCTTTCTACGGCCACCGTTGACCAAAAG GTCAAACTCACACTTGATGAACTCAACCTGTCTAATCAACAACTGACCAAAATCATGGAAAAAATGATCAAAGAAATGGTGAAGGGGTTGGGCAAAGACACAAATGAGGATGCCACAGTTAAAATGATCCCATCCTATGTTAAATCATTGCCAGATGGAACAG AACGTGGTCAATTTTTGGCTCTCGATCTTGGAGGAACCAACTTTCGTGTCCTCCTGGTAAAAATCAAAGAAGCCGATGAAATTAACGGCCAACCCAAAATAGAAATGGACAGCCAGATCTACCGCATGCCCGAGAATGTTATCACTGGGAAAGGAGATGAG CTTTTTGACCACATTGcgttatgtatggctgacttCTTGAAGAAACTTGACCTCTTGGACCACAAACTACCTGTTGGTTTCACATTTTCATTTCCTTGCAAGCAAGATGGTCTTGACCAT GCAACACTTATAACTTGGACAAAAGGTTTTAGTGCATCTAATGTTGTTGGAAAAGACATTGTCAAAATGTTGAAGACTGCTATCGATAAAAGAGGG GATTTGGATGTGGACATCATTGCTGTAGTAAATGATACAGTTGGGACAATGACTTCATGTGCTTTTGATGACCAAGAGTGTATGATTGGCCTCATTGTTG GAACTGGTTCCAATGCTTGTTACATGGAGAAGATGTCGAACATTGAAAGGTTGGACAGTAACAAGGGGGGTATGTGCATTAACATGGAATGGGGGGCATTTGGGGACGATGGCGCACTTTCAGATTATAGAAACGAATATGATGTCCATGTTGATGAAAACTCACTCAACAGTGGAAAACAACT GTATGAGAAAATGATCAGCGGAATGTACATGGGTGAAATAGTGAGACTTGTGTTAGTTAAATTAACTGAAGACGGCCTTCTGTTTGGCGGTGAAACATCAGAAGCTTTAAAAACACCCGGTACCTTCCAAACTTCTTATGTTTCCCAAATTGAAAG TGCAATACCAAGCGGCATGACAGCAGTTCAAAACATTCTTGCCAACCTTGGCATTGGAGCCATGAGAGCCGACTGTGAAGTTGTCATTCAAGTTTGTAAAGCTGTCTCACGGAGAGCGGCGCACCTTTGTGCGGCAG gaATTGCAGCGGTTGCACGAAAAATCAAGGCGAATCATCCTGACAGGGAAACCCTTAGAATGACTGTGGGTGTGGACGGTACAGTGTATAAGAAGCATCCGACTTTTAGTCAAATGATGTCCGAAAAAGTGGACGAACTCTGCGCCGGCGCTGGAGTCGATGTACATTTTGCTCTGTCTTATGACGGTAGTGGCAAAGGTGCCGCGCTTATTACCGCTGTTGCGCAACGAAAGATTGGATCAGACGAATAG
- the LOC100180240 gene encoding hexokinase-2-like isoform X3 — translation MPCSSTHDLSTATVDQKVKLTLDELNLSNQQLTKIMEKMIKEMVKGLGKDTNEDATVKMIPSYVKSLPDGTERGQFLALDLGGTNFRVLLVKIKEADEINGQPKIEMDSQIYRMPENVITGKGDELFDHIALCMADFLKKLDLLDHKLPVGFTFSFPCKQDGLDHATLITWTKGFSASNVVGKDIVKMLKTAIDKRGDFKCNLVAVVNDTVGTLMSCAHAHKDTQIGLIVGTGSNACYMEKMSNIERLDSNKGGMCINMEWGAFGDDGALSDYRNEYDVHVDENSLNSGKQLYEKMISGMYMGEIVRLVLVKLTEDGLLFGGETSEALKTPGTFQTSYVSQIESAIPSGMTAVQNILANLGIGAMRADCEVVIQVCKAVSRRAAHLCAAGIAAVARKIKANHPDRETLRMTVGVDGTVYKKHPTFSQMMSEKVDELCAGAGVDVHFALSYDGSGKGAALITAVAQRKIGSDE, via the exons atgccTTGCTCAAGCACACACGATCTTTCTACGGCCACCGTTGACCAAAAG GTCAAACTCACACTTGATGAACTCAACCTGTCTAATCAACAACTGACCAAAATCATGGAAAAAATGATCAAAGAAATGGTGAAGGGGTTGGGCAAAGACACAAATGAGGATGCCACAGTTAAAATGATCCCATCCTATGTTAAATCATTGCCAGATGGAACAG AACGTGGTCAATTTTTGGCTCTCGATCTTGGAGGAACCAACTTTCGTGTCCTCCTGGTAAAAATCAAAGAAGCCGATGAAATTAACGGCCAACCCAAAATAGAAATGGACAGCCAGATCTACCGCATGCCCGAGAATGTTATCACTGGGAAAGGAGATGAG CTTTTTGACCACATTGcgttatgtatggctgacttCTTGAAGAAACTTGACCTCTTGGACCACAAACTACCTGTTGGTTTCACATTTTCATTTCCTTGCAAGCAAGATGGTCTTGACCAT GCAACACTTATAACTTGGACAAAAGGTTTTAGTGCATCTAATGTTGTTGGAAAAGACATTGTCAAAATGTTGAAGACTGCTATCGATAAAAGAGGG GATTTCAAATGCAACCTTGTGGCTGTTGTAAATGACACTGTTGGAACATTGATGTCTTGTGCACACGCACATAAAGATACACAGATTGGACTAATTGTTG GAACTGGTTCCAATGCTTGTTACATGGAGAAGATGTCGAACATTGAAAGGTTGGACAGTAACAAGGGGGGTATGTGCATTAACATGGAATGGGGGGCATTTGGGGACGATGGCGCACTTTCAGATTATAGAAACGAATATGATGTCCATGTTGATGAAAACTCACTCAACAGTGGAAAACAACT GTATGAGAAAATGATCAGCGGAATGTACATGGGTGAAATAGTGAGACTTGTGTTAGTTAAATTAACTGAAGACGGCCTTCTGTTTGGCGGTGAAACATCAGAAGCTTTAAAAACACCCGGTACCTTCCAAACTTCTTATGTTTCCCAAATTGAAAG TGCAATACCAAGCGGCATGACAGCAGTTCAAAACATTCTTGCCAACCTTGGCATTGGAGCCATGAGAGCCGACTGTGAAGTTGTCATTCAAGTTTGTAAAGCTGTCTCACGGAGAGCGGCGCACCTTTGTGCGGCAG gaATTGCAGCGGTTGCACGAAAAATCAAGGCGAATCATCCTGACAGGGAAACCCTTAGAATGACTGTGGGTGTGGACGGTACAGTGTATAAGAAGCATCCGACTTTTAGTCAAATGATGTCCGAAAAAGTGGACGAACTCTGCGCCGGCGCTGGAGTCGATGTACATTTTGCTCTGTCTTATGACGGTAGTGGCAAAGGTGCCGCGCTTATTACCGCTGTTGCGCAACGAAAGATTGGATCAGACGAATAG